From one Halothece sp. PCC 7418 genomic stretch:
- a CDS encoding Mov34/MPN/PAD-1 family protein, whose product MLKITQEQQKQMYRHAQNTYPEECCGILFGTFQPQGTTIVTEVWETENAWEAESQRFEAVCPEASDDGLSKHNRFTIEPAVLLKAQKYARINNLKIVGIYHSHPDQTTIPSEFDRAIAWDTYSYLIMSVQEGQVVDCRSWILDEQQQFQAEQIVTESCH is encoded by the coding sequence GTGCTTAAAATCACTCAAGAACAGCAAAAACAAATGTATCGCCATGCCCAAAACACTTATCCAGAAGAGTGTTGTGGGATTTTATTCGGAACGTTTCAACCTCAGGGGACAACGATTGTTACAGAAGTCTGGGAAACGGAAAATGCTTGGGAAGCAGAAAGTCAACGGTTTGAAGCCGTGTGTCCAGAAGCCTCCGATGATGGACTAAGTAAACACAACCGATTTACCATCGAGCCAGCAGTGTTGTTAAAGGCTCAAAAGTATGCTCGCATCAATAATTTAAAGATTGTCGGCATTTATCATTCTCATCCTGATCAGACCACGATTCCTTCAGAATTTGATCGCGCGATCGCGTGGGATACTTATTCTTATCTCATCATGTCAGTACAAGAAGGACAGGTTGTTGATTGTCGCAGTTGGATTTTAGATGAGCAACAACAGTTTCAAGCTGAACAAATTGTAACAGAAAGTTGCCATTAG
- the moeB gene encoding molybdopterin-synthase adenylyltransferase MoeB — protein sequence MLNPNLEEIELNKEEYERYSRHIILPEVGLEGQKRLKAASVACIGTGGLGSPLLLYLAAAGIGRIGIVDFDIVDRSNLQRQIIHGTAKVGQPKLESAKQRILDINPFCQVDLYNTRISSDNALDILKPYDVVVDGTDNFPTRYLVNDACVILGKPNVYGSIFRFEGQASVFNYQEGPNYRDVFPEPPPPGMVPSCAEGGVLGVLCGVIGSIQATETIKVILGMDTTLSGRLLLYNAQTMSFRELKLRPNPDRPEIKELIDYEQFCGIPQTQEEETDVPEMTVHELKQLMEQKSDNYVLIDVRNPNEYEIAKIPGATLIPLSEIEDGNGVDKVKEMTNGGHLIAHCKMGGRSAKALRILKDAGVEGTNLKGGIRAWSQEVDSSVPEY from the coding sequence ATGCTCAATCCAAACTTAGAAGAAATTGAACTCAATAAAGAAGAATACGAACGTTATTCTCGTCACATTATCCTCCCAGAAGTCGGATTAGAGGGGCAAAAACGCCTCAAAGCAGCCAGTGTCGCTTGTATTGGTACTGGTGGATTAGGTTCTCCCCTCTTATTATATTTAGCAGCAGCCGGTATCGGGCGCATTGGTATTGTGGATTTCGATATTGTGGATCGCTCCAACCTACAACGTCAAATCATCCACGGTACGGCAAAAGTAGGTCAACCCAAACTAGAATCAGCCAAACAGCGCATCCTTGATATTAACCCCTTCTGTCAAGTTGACCTTTACAATACCCGCATTAGTTCCGACAACGCCCTTGACATTCTCAAGCCTTATGATGTGGTCGTCGATGGAACAGATAATTTCCCGACCCGCTACCTCGTGAATGATGCGTGCGTCATCCTCGGTAAACCCAATGTTTACGGGTCAATTTTCCGTTTTGAAGGACAAGCCAGCGTCTTCAACTATCAAGAAGGTCCCAACTACCGCGATGTTTTCCCCGAACCCCCACCGCCAGGAATGGTTCCCTCTTGTGCTGAAGGGGGCGTTCTCGGAGTCTTGTGTGGGGTGATTGGTTCGATTCAAGCCACAGAAACCATTAAAGTGATTTTGGGGATGGATACCACCCTCAGTGGGCGTTTGTTGCTTTATAACGCACAAACCATGAGCTTCCGTGAATTAAAACTGCGTCCCAACCCAGACCGTCCTGAAATTAAAGAACTCATTGACTACGAACAGTTCTGTGGGATTCCCCAAACTCAAGAAGAAGAAACGGATGTCCCTGAAATGACGGTGCATGAGTTAAAGCAGTTAATGGAACAAAAATCGGATAATTATGTTCTGATTGATGTCCGTAACCCCAATGAATATGAAATTGCAAAAATCCCTGGGGCGACTCTCATTCCCCTTTCGGAAATTGAAGATGGAAATGGTGTCGATAAAGTCAAAGAAATGACCAACGGTGGGCATTTAATTGCACACTGCAAAATGGGTGGACGTTCTGCGAAAGCCTTGCGGATCTTGAAAGATGCAGGGGTTGAAGGAACAAATCTCAAGGGCGGAATTCGTGCTTGGAGTCAAGAAGTTGATTCTTCTGTTCCTGAGTATTAA
- a CDS encoding WYL domain-containing protein, translating to MMFCHILIGCPGSGKSTLATTIQKANPNYRIVSTDAIRADLFGDATIQGNWSRIEAEVFSQIKTHLKAGYPVIYDATNAKRPWRIGLLQHLHQYSDVEWLGWNLKTPLKTCLRWNQQREKSVPEEVIHRMFEALKTFPPIAAEGFATVYDLNPNLKTSLVDQFEYKRSQFSRTVVNRQNRIQNITRHGYSDLLDFERLMYLIHLLLTYPGIGNLQSTDPETIKTVIGKRRKQFPTEIDEICAFMSQAVAPIYADPSAIAQDLNWLEENGIIGHCDLSSDLKISLQDSSDQPTHSYSDLEPFQRLIQTIRLIIQEPFIWKKELGGTLNSFVERMREENLVTDDSRDRLRKDIEKVLKPYGILPEFPMKRGYFAGTAVLSQPDLMKVFQVLEAQAKHLEDPIALQVYEKFETRMKTAKLIDSDQYQVRAIHNRNIVDVQMLSDSSLAKDPKPVESAIAQGELLELGRFPHGGRFDPEAETLFRAYPLQLVFHNIGWYLGFEHYEGAKKGLLQFERLDRLFLGKPQNKARSRNVQQKSLQRLIHLYQSSGGIFLGDDPKLQKQYLSGDPSQREEVEVLIELWFSDGVFPFISEGTQRFPLRQMKMSQPLNRDLMRKNRSLFSLRKTKDPKFPHRFRVSLPQWSLQDIDLHRWILGFGGEAKVVKPESLREDLKRKGLLTES from the coding sequence ATGATGTTCTGTCATATTCTTATCGGTTGTCCTGGTAGCGGGAAATCAACTTTAGCTACAACCATTCAGAAAGCCAATCCCAATTATCGGATTGTTTCCACTGATGCGATTCGAGCGGATTTATTCGGTGATGCGACCATCCAAGGAAACTGGTCACGGATTGAGGCGGAAGTTTTCTCGCAAATAAAAACGCATCTCAAGGCGGGTTATCCTGTTATTTACGATGCGACTAACGCTAAACGTCCTTGGCGCATTGGGTTATTACAACATCTCCATCAATATTCAGATGTGGAATGGTTGGGTTGGAATCTCAAAACCCCGCTCAAAACTTGTTTACGTTGGAATCAGCAGCGAGAGAAGTCGGTTCCAGAAGAGGTGATTCATCGGATGTTTGAGGCGTTGAAGACATTTCCGCCCATCGCTGCGGAAGGATTTGCGACTGTCTATGATTTGAATCCAAACTTAAAAACATCCCTTGTTGATCAATTTGAATACAAGCGATCACAATTTTCGCGAACTGTTGTTAATCGTCAGAATCGGATTCAAAATATTACTCGCCACGGCTATTCTGATTTGTTGGATTTTGAGCGGTTAATGTATTTAATTCATTTACTCTTGACTTATCCAGGAATCGGAAATTTGCAAAGCACTGATCCTGAAACAATCAAGACCGTTATTGGGAAGCGTCGGAAACAATTTCCCACTGAAATTGATGAAATTTGTGCTTTTATGAGTCAGGCGGTTGCTCCGATTTATGCTGATCCCAGCGCGATCGCGCAAGACTTAAATTGGCTCGAAGAAAATGGAATTATTGGTCATTGTGATCTCAGCAGCGATCTCAAAATTTCCTTGCAAGACTCATCAGATCAACCCACCCACAGTTATTCTGATTTAGAACCGTTCCAACGTCTGATTCAAACCATCCGCTTAATTATTCAAGAACCGTTTATTTGGAAAAAAGAGTTAGGGGGAACATTAAATAGTTTTGTGGAACGGATGCGGGAGGAAAATCTGGTGACTGATGATTCGCGCGATCGGTTGCGTAAAGATATTGAAAAAGTTTTAAAACCCTATGGGATTCTTCCTGAGTTTCCGATGAAGCGAGGTTATTTTGCAGGGACAGCAGTTTTATCACAGCCCGATTTAATGAAAGTCTTTCAGGTTTTAGAAGCCCAAGCCAAACATCTAGAAGATCCGATCGCGCTGCAAGTGTATGAGAAATTTGAAACCCGAATGAAAACCGCCAAGTTAATCGACTCTGATCAATATCAGGTGCGGGCGATTCATAATCGCAATATTGTTGATGTACAAATGCTGTCTGATTCATCTCTGGCTAAAGATCCGAAACCAGTGGAAAGCGCGATCGCGCAAGGAGAATTATTAGAATTAGGACGTTTTCCCCATGGCGGAAGATTTGATCCCGAAGCAGAAACTCTTTTTCGGGCTTATCCTTTACAACTCGTATTTCATAATATCGGTTGGTATTTGGGCTTTGAACACTATGAGGGCGCAAAAAAAGGCTTATTGCAGTTTGAACGACTTGATCGGCTCTTTTTAGGAAAACCGCAAAATAAAGCGCGATCGCGCAATGTCCAGCAAAAATCTCTACAGCGTCTGATTCATTTATATCAGTCTTCTGGCGGTATCTTTTTAGGAGATGACCCCAAGCTGCAAAAACAATATCTTAGCGGTGACCCCTCCCAACGCGAAGAAGTAGAAGTCCTGATTGAACTGTGGTTTAGCGATGGGGTTTTCCCGTTCATCAGTGAAGGAACACAACGTTTCCCTTTGCGACAAATGAAAATGTCTCAGCCGTTGAATCGCGACTTAATGCGAAAAAACCGTTCTTTATTCAGTCTTCGTAAAACTAAAGATCCCAAATTTCCCCATCGCTTTCGCGTTTCCTTACCGCAATGGTCATTACAAGATATAGACTTACACCGTTGGATTTTAGGCTTTGGGGGAGAAGCCAAAGTGGTCAAGCCAGAAAGTTTGCGAGAAGACCTCAAACGCAAAGGGCTTTTAACAGAAAGTTAA
- a CDS encoding 6-carboxytetrahydropterin synthase has translation MKCVINRRAQFSAAHRYWLPELSAAENQAKFGAGSQFPGHGHNYVLYVSLEGEIDQYGMVMNLSEVKPVLREQITDQLNNSYLNEVWSEFSETLPTTENLAKVIWQRLAPYLPVVNIRLFEHPQLWADYQGNNMEASLTVGTHFSAAHRLARPDLSYEENCKIYGKCARPHGHGHNYHLEVTVTGEMDQRTGMIVNLEQLHHILEEVVVEPFDHYFLNEDIPYFAEVVPTAENIALYIAQLLQKPTAELGVMLDKVKLIESPNNSCEINCRSLAGNLSSEMNREPALANY, from the coding sequence ATGAAATGTGTAATTAACCGTCGCGCCCAGTTTTCAGCAGCGCACCGTTACTGGCTTCCAGAACTCAGTGCAGCAGAAAACCAAGCCAAATTTGGGGCTGGTAGTCAGTTCCCAGGACATGGACATAATTACGTCCTTTATGTGTCTTTAGAAGGCGAAATTGACCAATATGGCATGGTGATGAACCTATCTGAGGTCAAACCCGTCCTCCGTGAACAAATCACCGATCAACTCAATAATTCCTATCTCAATGAAGTCTGGAGTGAGTTTAGCGAAACCCTCCCCACCACAGAAAATCTTGCCAAAGTGATTTGGCAACGTTTAGCACCGTATTTACCTGTTGTTAATATTCGTTTATTTGAACATCCACAACTTTGGGCTGATTATCAGGGAAATAACATGGAAGCATCATTAACTGTCGGAACTCATTTTAGTGCAGCACACCGTCTGGCGCGTCCCGATTTAAGCTATGAAGAGAATTGTAAAATTTACGGCAAATGCGCCCGTCCTCACGGTCATGGACATAATTATCATTTAGAAGTAACCGTAACGGGGGAAATGGATCAACGCACGGGCATGATTGTCAATTTAGAACAACTGCATCATATTTTAGAAGAAGTCGTGGTCGAACCTTTTGATCACTATTTCTTAAATGAAGATATTCCTTATTTTGCTGAAGTGGTTCCCACTGCGGAAAATATTGCGCTTTACATTGCCCAATTATTACAGAAACCAACCGCAGAATTAGGGGTCATGTTAGATAAAGTGAAATTAATTGAAAGCCCGAACAACTCTTGTGAAATTAATTGTCGGTCTTTAGCGGGAAATCTGTCCTCAGAAATGAACCGAGAACCTGCTTTGGCGAATTATTAA
- the prmA gene encoding 50S ribosomal protein L11 methyltransferase gives MTNSWWEIKILCHPTLEELLFWRLDKFGCQGTVSETKKQGVLVKAYLPQLRAHPLDLAALSLWLRQDALNMNTDLPSMTWGLIDEQDWASSWKKHWNPQEIGDRALVYPAWLAPPEETDRVILRLDPGVAFGTGVHPTTQLCLESLEMRYSLGNTGGVIADIGCGSGILSIAALLFGAEKAYAVDTDPLAVRATRSNRNLNHIKPERLTVEQGSLKQLLKMYPNGFDGIVCNILAEVILDLIPEMSAIAQANTWGILSGILIEKAQLIADSLEKHGWKVGTMWRRKEWCCFNIRRQPPEDDDY, from the coding sequence ATGACTAATAGTTGGTGGGAAATCAAAATTTTATGTCATCCGACGTTAGAGGAACTCCTCTTCTGGCGACTGGATAAGTTTGGCTGTCAGGGAACCGTTAGTGAAACTAAAAAACAAGGGGTTTTAGTCAAGGCTTATCTTCCGCAGTTGCGAGCCCATCCTCTTGATTTGGCTGCGTTATCCCTTTGGTTGCGTCAAGATGCGCTCAATATGAATACTGATCTCCCGAGTATGACTTGGGGTTTAATTGATGAACAAGATTGGGCTAGTAGTTGGAAAAAACATTGGAATCCGCAAGAAATTGGCGATCGCGCGTTAGTATATCCCGCTTGGCTTGCTCCGCCTGAAGAAACCGATCGCGTGATTCTTCGTCTTGACCCAGGTGTCGCGTTTGGGACTGGGGTTCATCCCACCACCCAACTGTGTTTAGAATCTTTAGAAATGCGCTACAGTTTGGGCAATACGGGCGGGGTCATTGCTGATATTGGCTGTGGTTCGGGCATTCTCTCCATCGCAGCGTTATTATTTGGAGCAGAGAAGGCTTATGCAGTGGATACAGACCCCTTAGCCGTTCGCGCCACCCGTTCTAATCGCAATCTTAACCATATTAAACCTGAACGCTTAACCGTAGAACAGGGAAGTTTAAAGCAGTTGCTGAAAATGTACCCGAATGGGTTTGATGGCATTGTTTGCAATATTTTAGCGGAAGTTATCTTAGATTTAATTCCAGAAATGAGCGCGATCGCGCAAGCCAATACTTGGGGCATTCTCAGTGGAATTTTAATCGAAAAAGCCCAACTTATTGCTGATAGTTTAGAAAAACACGGTTGGAAAGTGGGGACAATGTGGCGACGGAAAGAATGGTGTTGCTTCAATATCCGTCGCCAGCCTCCAGAAGACGATGATTATTAA
- the serA gene encoding phosphoglycerate dehydrogenase, with product MAKVLVSDSVDQAGIDILSQVAQVDVKTKLSPEELVATIPEYDALMVRSGTKVTEEVIEAGNQLKIIGRAGVGVDNIDVPAATRRGIMVVNSPEGNTIAAAEHALAMMLSLSRHIPEANQSVKEKKWERKNFIGSEVYKKTLGVVGLGKIGSHVATVARAMGMKLLAYDPFISAERAEQLGCRLVDLDIIFTEADYITLHIPRTPETENLINAEALAKMKPTTRIINCSRGGVIDEEALATAVENGTIGGAALDVFAEEPLGESKLREVGSNIVLTPHLGASTEEAQTNVAVDVAEQIRDVLLGLPARSAVNIPGLNPDVLEQLRPFLQLAETLGNLVSQLAGGRVEQLNVRLQGELTDSQSQPIVIAALKGLLSQALRERVNYVNASIEAKERGIRVIETKDASVHDYSGSLRLEATGSLGEHSVTGALLSDQEMRITNVDGFPINVPPNNYMLFTLHRDMPGIIGKIGSLLGGFNVNIASMQVGRKIVRGDAVMVLSIDDPLPEGVLDEIMKVPGIRDAYTIKL from the coding sequence ATGGCAAAAGTTTTAGTTTCAGACTCTGTGGATCAAGCTGGGATTGATATTCTCTCGCAGGTCGCACAAGTCGATGTCAAAACCAAACTCTCTCCAGAAGAACTGGTCGCAACCATCCCTGAATATGATGCGCTGATGGTTCGTTCAGGGACAAAAGTGACCGAAGAAGTTATCGAGGCGGGAAACCAGCTTAAAATCATTGGTCGCGCTGGTGTCGGTGTTGATAACATTGATGTTCCTGCTGCGACTCGTCGTGGGATTATGGTGGTTAACTCCCCAGAAGGAAATACCATTGCTGCTGCAGAACACGCATTAGCGATGATGTTATCTCTCTCTCGTCATATCCCAGAAGCGAACCAATCCGTAAAAGAGAAAAAATGGGAACGGAAAAATTTTATTGGTTCGGAAGTCTATAAGAAAACCCTTGGTGTGGTGGGCTTAGGTAAAATTGGTTCTCATGTCGCCACAGTAGCGCGTGCGATGGGAATGAAATTACTCGCCTATGATCCCTTTATTTCTGCTGAACGCGCAGAACAACTGGGGTGTCGCTTAGTGGATTTAGATATTATCTTCACCGAAGCCGATTATATTACCCTGCACATTCCCCGCACTCCCGAAACGGAAAATTTAATCAACGCGGAAGCCTTAGCGAAAATGAAGCCCACAACGCGGATTATTAACTGTTCTCGCGGTGGGGTGATTGATGAAGAAGCTCTGGCGACTGCCGTTGAAAATGGTACGATTGGCGGTGCAGCATTGGATGTGTTTGCCGAAGAACCCCTTGGTGAATCGAAACTGCGAGAGGTGGGATCAAATATTGTTCTCACACCTCATTTAGGTGCATCGACAGAAGAAGCCCAAACCAACGTCGCGGTGGATGTCGCTGAACAGATTCGTGATGTCTTATTAGGCTTACCCGCACGGTCTGCGGTGAATATCCCTGGACTGAACCCCGATGTGTTAGAACAGTTACGTCCGTTCTTACAACTGGCGGAAACTTTGGGCAACTTGGTCAGTCAGTTAGCTGGGGGACGAGTGGAACAACTGAATGTGCGTTTGCAAGGCGAATTAACCGATAGCCAAAGTCAACCGATTGTCATTGCTGCTTTGAAAGGCTTACTATCTCAAGCGTTGCGAGAACGAGTCAATTATGTTAATGCTTCTATTGAAGCCAAAGAACGAGGCATTCGCGTTATTGAAACCAAGGATGCGTCAGTCCATGATTATTCAGGCTCCCTGCGTTTGGAAGCTACAGGCTCTCTCGGTGAACATTCGGTAACAGGAGCATTACTCAGTGATCAGGAAATGCGGATTACCAATGTCGATGGTTTTCCGATTAATGTTCCCCCCAATAACTATATGTTGTTTACCTTACACCGCGATATGCCTGGCATTATTGGTAAAATTGGCTCTTTATTGGGCGGTTTTAATGTCAATATTGCCAGTATGCAAGTTGGACGCAAGATTGTTCGCGGTGATGCAGTGATGGTACTCAGTATTGACGATCCTTTACCTGAAGGCGTTTTAGATGAGATTATGAAAGTGCCTGGGATTCGTGATGCTTACACCATTAAACTCTAA